The genomic DNA ACTTGGAAGAAAGAACTATCTGAACTTTGTGCATTATAGTGTTCTGAACTTTCCATGAATGCGAAATATATGGGCGTTCAAGTTTTCTCATCTGTACACATTTTATGTTTTCCAGAATGCTCGGATTGTGCTTGAAGAATTTCAAATTGTGCTGCATTCTCCAGATTCTATTGCTCCAGTTGGCATCCTGCATCCTTTGGCTTTTCAATTGGAGGATAAGGCAGAATCGAGTTTGTTAGTCATCCATCCTGGAGCCGATGATCTCTACCACAAGAGAACTGGTTTAGTCTATGAAGTTCAAGATGACGGGCTCGATGGATGTGAAGGAAAATGTGAATCTCTTGGTGATGCCACTGCTTTAGTTGATGCCACAGAGGATAGGCTTCGGATTTCGGTGAAGCAAAAGACCCAGTTTTCTATTTCTTGCTGCTTGCAGGATCCATGTGAAGCTTCCACGGGTAGATATGAGAAATTTGAGTTTCACATGGAAAGCATAAAAATAACTTTCTTATTAAGGATTGTCCTTTTTTAGCAGGATTGCAAGAGGATCTGAAAGATGTCTTGGGGAAAATTGAAGCAAGGCTTGTTTGTTATGGTTTACATTGGAAGGATGTCTTCTATATTCATCTCTACATTGCTAACATGGATGAGTTCGCTGTGGCAAATGACACGTATGTCAAGTTTATCACACAGGACAACTGCCCTTTTGGTGTTCCATCCCGTAGTACCATTGAAGTTCCCCTTTCACAAGTTGGTTTGGGGAAGGCTTACATTGAAGTTTTGGTTGCAAGTGATGAGAGTAAAAGAGTTCTTCATGTTCAAAGTATTTCCTGCTGGGCACCGAGCTGCATTGGACCATACAGCCAGGTTGGATGATCTGCTTTTTACAGCATTAGTGCTTGTTAGGCTTATCAGTTCGAGTGTAAGCGCGCAGAGATGAGCAGAGCCTGATTATATATGTACTAGTATATTATATTACTGATAAAGAAATATTAACAGaaatagaataattaaaaccaaaaatagaaatatagaaaataatgtTATATTTGTTATTCTAGTAGGGTCATGTGTGATTTAGCTGAGAATACTTATGCTCAAGCTTCACTCAATTAGGCATTAAGCCTGAGCTGAGCTACTCTAGATAAATTCGAGCTTTCACTAAGTTGAGCTTGAACAGCTCACAAGTAGGTGTGACTTGCTTACACCCCTATTTACTAGTGTTGTTGGAATGAAAactgttttttatttttgagttATGCTGAAGTCAAGCATGTGAAGACTTAAAATCGTCCCAGTTTGGCATCCTATTAGAACTATGATTTGTGTCACAAGGACTGAAAACGTATAGGGTCTAGTGGCTATTAAAGGAGTTGAAGATATGAAGGATCTGCTCACAGGAATATTATGAATCTGTTTGGAGGATTGTGAAATCATCCTCCTTTTCTGATATGTTCATGTTGGTTACAAAGGACTTCCATCAGTAACtcaattaaaagtaaaaaatcgAAGTTTCTGATGGAGTTTCTCTTATTGGAAGTGGAAATGTCTTGTTTGAATTGTAAagatctctctcttcatttgcCTGACACGCCTTTACTGTGTATGGATGTTTTTGTTCTTAGGCTACCTTGCACAAGAACATACTTCATATGGCTGGGCAATTGGGGCTTGACCCTCCAACCATGAATCTTTGCAGCGATGGCCCCTTAGCTGAGGTGGAACAGGCACTCCGAAATAGTGAAGCAGTAGCAAAATCATTTGGGTGTTCGATATCCACTTCCGCTATTAGTTTCGTCATTTACTGCTCCGCAAATATTCCATCATCAGAAAGATGTAAAATTCAGGACAAGCTGCATGCCTTCCTGAAGCAAATGGGGTCATCTTTTGTAGGCAGACCTTCTGCTAAGGTGCTTGATCCTGTTTTTCTGTATGCCCTGGTGCCTAACCTGCCGAAGAGGTACTATAATTTGGTGCATATCTATCCTTTATTTTGTgctgttcttttctttcttgaaTTGATTATTTGGAACTTAACGATATACAGTAAACTTATTTACCACTTCTTGCAGTGCATTGGTTGAAGTTAAGCCCTTACTTCACATACAAGAGGATGCGGAAACTATAAGTCAAGGCACTCCTTCGACAAGGATACCAAGTAGTTGGAGTTTTCAGCCTGAAAGTTGGCATGATTCTCTCATAGAGAAATGTGTTGTCGACGAAAGGTTCTGTGCAGTAATCTTATCCATTACAAGTGAGGTTGTTGTGGGGATTTGTTCTGATGCTGATGAGAAGAGTCAAGACCACGAACTTAACTTTTCGAAGAGAACAATGGAGAGAATATCAAGATTTTGCATCTGTCTTCTTGATAAGATTCTCATGGAGCACAGCTTCTCTTGGGAAGAGATAATGGTTAGAATCCTAAGCTTAGTCCTCAAAGATAttaatggtgcgtttggtttcagagttaaaagtaactttgattttgattgtggaaagggacaaatgattgtgtagtgtgttgagttaaaagttaaaacttttgacttgggaaatgtgtatttttattgtgtagcgtgttgagttaaagttaaaatttttgtgattttaattgcgaaatcaaacggagCAGAGTCTTTCTctaattatttcttattatttgatTTAACAGTTTCCAAATTGCATATTTAGCAATTGTTCTTTGAATATGTCATTGGATAACAGTACCTGTCCAATGAGTTAGACGTCAAATCATTCTAGGACCATGAAGTATTTGCATGTACATATCTAGTTGAGCTATGGCATCAGCATCACTGGAAATAGGGTTACATTGTAAGctggaggaaatgaaaatattactCTATCGTAGATGCCAGACTTTGCACCAATTTCTTGTCATGCCTTTCTCATTCACTTATTATGTTTCCTCGTTCATTTCTTGCATCCAGAACCTAAGGTTCTATTTCCCAACGAGACTTGGCATGTCCCACAAGACCTTGTCAGATATCTTCAAGAGCGTGTTTACTGAGCTCATTGAGACTGGTCAGAATGTAAATGCAGAGGAACCCATGTTCAACCTTGTTCCAGTCTTAGGCGCGGGAAGATCTGCTGCCTCCATGGATGATATACTAACCTGTGAACTGTTTGCACAAAGATTCTGATCTGAGGTTGAGTTCGGGTACCCGTATTCTTTTATCTCAAATAAGATTTTCTGTGCAAATAATCAAGAGATTATTGGATGTTTTTTGTACGGGGAAGGATTTGGAGAACCGACATTGTCTTTTATAATCTTGCTGTAAGTTGGCATGGGAGGCAGGTAGGATTAAGGGAATGACATTTATTTAAGGATCGCTGTAATCGAAGATTATATCTCGGCATTGCCTGAAAGTTAGAAAGAATCTTAGAATATGGTCCTGAACAATCTTCACAGTGGTGTTATTTTAAATTCTATAGTTGTCTCCAGATCTTTGTCCTCCTTGTGTTCTGAGGTTTTTATACACTACCACGTCCCTCCTGCCATCATATTTCCACTGCAGGTTCCGATTTGGAGAAAATTTCCTTCACCTGGCAACTTTAGTTACTTGTTCGGGTTGTTCTATAACCCCTCAATCCATGGAATTAACATAGGATTCATTATTATTAAGTATTAATCCAACACCCTTGAGACACTAATCCGACCAAGAGCTGAGTTAGCATGCACGACTAATTGGGATCTCAATCCATACTGTCCTTCGGTCTATACAGGATTACTCCGCAGTGGATGGTTAATTTTGcgaggtatatatatattgtgaaaaaGTCTCTCGTGTTGACTGGTCGCTTTTCATTGTCGATATTCACATCCTCCGTGGGTCGCTCTTAATTATAAACATCGATTTCATTCAACCCTAATAAGGGTATTGTCACAAGGTAACCCTAAAAACCATACAAAGAGAGAAAATCTAACCTAAAGCCATATCTACTAATTTGAGAatgagagtgagaatgaaatAGTTCATATATGGTGTAtcctattatattttttaattcataatATAAAATCCTTTTAATTGTTAATGCATAATTACAAATTTCATATTCCATTTCCTCCCCTCCGAGCTCTTTCTTTAGATTTTCCTCTCCCTTCAAACTCTATCGTCTTCTAATTCTATGCAAACTTATGCTTACAAGTAATTTGTCGTTTTATTTTGACAACTAATCGCGagtttacattaaaaaaaattatacttgaatagattcaattttttcttatctaaacttATGTAATTGGGTTTACATATTATTTAGAGAACAATTCATCGTTGGACCTTATAAGTCAATATTAGAGATAAAGCTGATTATAAATACGCAAGTTATATGATTTTTCTATTagtataaattaatataagagATGAAGCTGATTATAAATACGTAAGTTATATTTTCTATTAGTataaattccttttttttttcattataactCTTTATGTTGATAAtacttttattaaataattaatctatattatatttttgaatttcaaatataagGTGATCTACctgatattaattattattattcttttcatCCGTGTAACGTGTAAGCCACCGTTCAGTTTCAAAAATTAACATAGGtagtatttttttcaatttaattaattaagtgcttaaaagttaattataagTTAACCATAAGGGAAAATGAATATaagaaagagggaaaaatGGGAGATAAAAAATCTAAACTATTTAATCATTAAGAAAAAGGTATAACTTAATTcgaaaattttaacttaataaaataaaatatttttcacttattgatACTCTTTATCTTTTACGAAACTTTTCTTATCTTTATTCGTTCATCCCTTCttcctatatatttttttcctttaactaattaagtgtttcatttttaagtatttaatttattaaataccACCTTAAAcgcatttaatttttaagcattTAAATTATCAAACACTTTTAAGCATTTAAATTATCAAACACTGGCATTACATATCCACATGTACGTACAAAGCGTTTCCATTGTCATCTGTCCCACGATCCAAAATCATGTGGCATCGCATATTCTTTATGAGTAGAAATAAGCATCGACATGACGGGTCGAGAATAAGTACCGATAATTAAGTACATGTAAGAGTACAGTGTCTTCTCATGTACACATCGATCTGAATTGCGATTTTGCTCGATACATATACAAGGTGGCTCCAGCGAGGCTACTATAATACATTGCAACAAGAACAAAAAGACTCTTCCGCTCTATATCTGGGCTCTCCAGATAAAGAGATACggaatgaaaatgaagaaagtcCGGCGAAACAATCGGACCGAATCGGGGCTATATATACAGGCCTGGTTTACCCCGACTCCAAGGAAATTTTTACCAAAATCGGTCCTTGTTGACGCTCAAGTATCCCGCCATCACTTTCCCGCCAGTATTCCTCATTCCGTCTATTAGGAAGCACCAAGTCGAGCCTAGTGCCCCGATGAAGAAGTCCGCATCAGAAGCCATTAAGAAGTTGACAAGCGGATAGTTCGTGCTCGTCTCTCTGCCAAGACTCGCCTCGTAATTTGCCATCAACATGCTCCCAACTTGGCGTGTCACATTCGTGTAGTAGAACTTCCATATTGGGTATAATTTCGACTTGTCAATCACTTCCTAAAATCCAAAAAGGAGGCTTACTTAAGACATTTTCTACAAGTAATGAATTACAATATTCAGCGTCAATAGAAAAACTTACTTGCATTTCTGTGGATAGCCATATTCTGTCGAGGTGAGGGAAGCGTTTTCTAATTCGAAACGCGAGACTCATGTATTCTTCAAATTTGACAACTTTCATCTCACATGCCTTGTCTCCCattctcacatgaatgcttAGCAGAGGCCGAGGTATCCATGGCTTGTGACTGGACCACACGAACTCTTCAATTTCCGATTTCCCATTTTCCACAGCGTTCTACGATATAAGTTATTACATTGCGAGCCATCAAAAAGTAAATTATCTTTGTAAATGATAAACTTGTACGCAAAATACACCGTAAATCAAACCTTGGGCCAATCTCTGCCTAGACTTGCCAGGACATGCTCTGCAGCTTCTTTCCCGAATGCCGTGTGGCGCGCTTCATTCATTAGACCACACGTGTACTCTGTTCGATATCTCATCAGATAGCGTAAAGCCTGGAGAGCACAAAATTCCTATTGTCAAGAAGTTTTGATCTGGATAGTCATATGATCACAAATGACTCTCGAGTCTGGAGTGCAAACTTGAAAAGAATGTGTCGGTCAGTTTCTACCTGTGCTCTCCACCATCTTCTATCTATTTTGCGATGGTAAGTGATTAAACTGCCGTTTATCTCTGTCGTAGGCTGCAAGTAACTCCATGGATTCCCCCAGCGCCTATATATGAAGATAAAGAAGCGAATCTTTAAGCACACATACAGACCTGAAAAAGATATATTTCTTTTACTGAATTTCATCAATATTAGAATTTACCTAGGTATACGGCCAGCCCATATTTCCTTAGAAGTATAGTTCTGTTTCACAGTGACAATTTCTTTAGCCCATGCATCTTCACTCCTCATAAGTTCGAATGCACGATCCCGGCACTCTTGAGATGTTTCTGGAAAGAAGTAGCAGGCCCAACTAGACCGTGATGATCCTGGAGttcaaacaaaattaattagttaaacgTAGTTCACCCGACAAAATCAACACAGAATTGATATATAGTTAATGCATTTTGACCTTTACAGCCTTCGTGATCGGCCCGATTGTAGTAATTTGTAACAAGGACCCGCTTTTCTCTGATAGCAATTGCAAGAAGACCGCACATCCCAGCAAACTGAGCACCGATGCCAAATCCTGGAAGTGTTTCCCAATCTGCCACGAGAAACCTCAAGCTAGGGTCGCTGCAGTTCATGGGATGCTGATGGATCCATAAGTCCCTTTGCACTTTTCTCGTGAGTGGGTAGTTTTCCCCGTCCGACCCCGTAATCTGCAAATAATCCACATGCTTTACAATAACTAAACTTGCAAATGAAAGGAAATTGAAATGGGAAATCGCACAATTTTCCATCTACAATGTCTCCAAATTGCATACCCATGGAGGATTAGAACCTTTGGATGTTTCTTGATGCCAAAAATCTTTCAGCTGCTCATTGCTTGATGATGCCGGGTGAGTGTCTAGTGCTCCCTTCCAGCTCACCCAAGGGGGAAAACTCTCATTCTTAGCCTGATTATCGAGGCGTCTATTCAATTCGGAGCTCAACTTGCAGTTCTCCAAATAGGGTGCGTTTGGAAGCGTGGATCGGCTTAGACCTACGCTACGCAAGAATTCGTCTGCAACATCCGACGACTCTCTAAGCATTGAGCTCCAGGCAGAGTAAAGCAGAGCAATTCTGTGTCCGTCCTGTTCCTGTCGACTATTGTTGTCGTAATCCTGTTTCCTCTCTGTTTCTTTCAGCTCAATGCTTGTGTTGGGGCTCGTAAAGATATCTAGAACATGCGACGACGATAACGATTAGTAACTCGAATACTCTCATCATTTACATCAAAGTAATCCTTAAACTTTACTACGAGCTAAATCAGTCAAGTCAAAGTTTAAGAGACAAGTAAAGCTTTAGCTTTGCTTCATACATACCCTTTGATCACTTTCATCATGGGCATTCCAtttttttccatcttttttttctttttaccatAGAAAAAACTCAAAGCATATAAAATTCATCTTGAGCATATTTTTTGAACAGAAAAAATGATAGGTGCAGTTAtttattatgataattaaaccATTAATTTTCAGCAATTAATATGTTTttcatccaaaaaagaaaacggaAACACAGGGAGAAATTCCACTCACTGATGATATTCGAACTCGAATTCCACGGAGTGATCCCCATGGACAGCGAGACTCTGCCGAACTCGAAGGTCCCGAATGAAGTCAGAGCGGCGATGAACAGAGAGGCGATGCAGACTCCACAGAGAAAGCCCACAACACAAATTTGACATGGGAAAGAGCTGCCCATCTGCAGGGCTCTCTGAGAGACAACTCTCTCTATTGTCTTCTGATTCGATGATGATACCTCCATTTTCTCCCGTTTTCCGTTTTCCAGAGTTttctaagaaaataaattcttaTAAAACTCACCCATAAGCTTTCTTCACCGACCCAACTTCTACCTACAATCACATGATCTCTGAGAGAGAACTCTTACCTATTATGATGATGATACCTCCATCATGTTTTCCAGAGTTCTCTGAGGAAACAGAATTTATTCTACTCACTGAGAAGCTCTAATTTCCAGGCTCACCACCTACCCAACTCCTTATCTACAATCACATGAAAAGAAAGCAGGGGAAACCCAACAAGAAATTTCCCGACTGAgattcgttttttttttttcccctgttTTCCTTCAACTCCACACGATCAGAGCAAGAAAATTCCAAGGTTGTCAGCTTCAGCCCAGcagtaaaagagaaaaagcaCAATTAAGTGTCGTGGTCCACTTGCATCTTCACCCTCAACtgcaaaattaatgaaattctCCATCACATGTGCAACAGCAGacccaacaaaaaaaacaacagCATCAATGGTTGCTGGAAAACAgttctaataataatattttcatgaaTAATATATGTAAGTATGAACAGTTTTAAGAAAGTTTTGATGGAAAGGGAGAATTTTGAGCTCACACTTTGGGACAGGAGGCCAAAGGGTGGCATGCAGGTGACAGATGCCCAGGAAAAAGCTTCAAGCTAAGAATCCCtctggagagagagagaagaagaagaggaagaaggaaaatgaaaaacagaaaagCAGAACCCCCGGCAAACACCCAAAGCCAAAACTGATATAAGTGAGGAGAAAGAACTGGTCCCTCCTCTTATCTCCTCCACAATGCCAGACCAACCATTTTCAGGAACAAGAGAGAATATTGGAAACGAAAATGGGAGATTTTTTAGCAGAAAATGAATGGGGGATGTTGTCAGAAGCAAAGAACTAGGTTATGCTGCTGCCATGGCCATGGGAATTTCTCAAGCAACAAAGCAAAACGGGCAGAGATGTCTATTTTATCCGACTGTGACTGATTTGCTGTTTGTTATGTGTTGATTTTCAttctttgttttgtttattcGGGGCAGTCTCTAAGGGGTCTGGTCACGCTCACGCTATGGTCGAAATATTACGCCAACAAACCcgaataataatatataacgACAATTATTTGTAACAACAATAATGAAATATCTTTTAATAAATCAATTGATTGTAACGCTAACGTTGGTGAAGGCAGTTGAGGTGCTTAGGATTAGACGTCTACTCGGTCGAACGTGTTTACGGATACAAGCCATAGCTCCACAGACTGACGAATAGCCACTCCCTAGTCGTTGAACGTACAAATTACAATGTTTGAGTCTCCAATCCTGCTCAATCGACCCACTAGAGCGTTTTGGCACTTGGGTGCGTGTTCTAAAGTTATGATGCGCAGCCGTGTCGACCGAGCTTTCATACTTCAAATGGTAAAAATGAATATTCCACGAGTTTGGTTTAGTGATCATTTGGGGGCAGGTTCATGAAGATGTATGCATTCTCCTACTCTACGGGCCCCATATAATAAATCACTCAAAAAATATACACATAATAGctggtttcttcataaacaaaaTAGTGCAGGACAGCCTTCTATGTAAAGggatgatatataatataaataaaactcACATAATCGCATGATATAATTTTGTGTTGTACTTTACGGTGAAATTCATAAGgtgttctttttttgggtgaagaCGAAGATTCATAAGGTGTTCATAGTCTttttaattggattaattttaattaaattatgagTTATTTTCAGAAAGTTTTTAACATAAAGAATTTGGAAATTGAGGGGGGTAATTTCATG from Punica granatum isolate Tunisia-2019 chromosome 2, ASM765513v2, whole genome shotgun sequence includes the following:
- the LOC116196890 gene encoding diphthine--ammonia ligase isoform X1 encodes the protein MKVVALVSGGKDSCFAMMKCIHYGHDIVALANLMPADDSVDELDSYMYQTVGHQIIESYAKCMGIPLFRRRIQGSTRHQSLSYRRTPGDEVEDMYFLLKRVKQQIPSVQAVSSGAIASDYQRLRVESVCSRLGLVSLAYLWKQDQSLLLQEMIDSGIKAITVKVAAMGLDPAKHLGKELSILFPYLHKLKELYGINVCGEGGEYETLTLDCPLFINARIVLEEFQIVLHSPDSIAPVGILHPLAFQLEDKAESSLLVIHPGADDLYHKRTGLVYEVQDDGLDGCEGKCESLGDATALVDATEDRLRISVKQKTQFSISCCLQDPCEASTAGLQEDLKDVLGKIEARLVCYGLHWKDVFYIHLYIANMDEFAVANDTYVKFITQDNCPFGVPSRSTIEVPLSQVGLGKAYIEVLVASDESKRVLHVQSISCWAPSCIGPYSQATLHKNILHMAGQLGLDPPTMNLCSDGPLAEVEQALRNSEAVAKSFGCSISTSAISFVIYCSANIPSSERCKIQDKLHAFLKQMGSSFVGRPSAKVLDPVFLYALVPNLPKSALVEVKPLLHIQEDAETISQGTPSTRIPSSWSFQPESWHDSLIEKCVVDERFCAVILSITSEVVVGICSDADEKSQDHELNFSKRTMERISRFCICLLDKILMEHSFSWEEIMNLRFYFPTRLGMSHKTLSDIFKSVFTELIETGQNVNAEEPMFNLVPVLGAGRSAASMDDILTCELFAQRF
- the LOC116196890 gene encoding diphthine--ammonia ligase isoform X2, translating into MKVVALVSGGKDSCFAMMKCIHYGHDIVALANLMPADDSVDELDSYMYQTVGHQIIESYAKCMGIPLFRRRIQGSTRHQSLSYRRTPGDEVEDMYFLLKRVKQQIPSVQAVSSGAIASDYQRLRVESVCSRLGLVSLAYLWKQDQSLLLQEMIDSGIKAITVKVAAMGLDPAKHLGKELSILFPYLHKLKELYGINVCGEGGEYETLTLDCPLFINARIVLEEFQIVLHSPDSIAPVGILHPLAFQLEDKAESSLLVIHPGADDLYHKRTGLVYEVQDDGLDGCEGKCESLGDATALVDATEDRLRISVKQKTQFSISCCLQDPCEASTGLQEDLKDVLGKIEARLVCYGLHWKDVFYIHLYIANMDEFAVANDTYVKFITQDNCPFGVPSRSTIEVPLSQVGLGKAYIEVLVASDESKRVLHVQSISCWAPSCIGPYSQATLHKNILHMAGQLGLDPPTMNLCSDGPLAEVEQALRNSEAVAKSFGCSISTSAISFVIYCSANIPSSERCKIQDKLHAFLKQMGSSFVGRPSAKVLDPVFLYALVPNLPKSALVEVKPLLHIQEDAETISQGTPSTRIPSSWSFQPESWHDSLIEKCVVDERFCAVILSITSEVVVGICSDADEKSQDHELNFSKRTMERISRFCICLLDKILMEHSFSWEEIMNLRFYFPTRLGMSHKTLSDIFKSVFTELIETGQNVNAEEPMFNLVPVLGAGRSAASMDDILTCELFAQRF
- the LOC116196890 gene encoding diphthine--ammonia ligase isoform X3: MGIPLFRRRIQGSTRHQSLSYRRTPGDEVEDMYFLLKRVKQQIPSVQAVSSGAIASDYQRLRVESVCSRLGLVSLAYLWKQDQSLLLQEMIDSGIKAITVKVAAMGLDPAKHLGKELSILFPYLHKLKELYGINVCGEGGEYETLTLDCPLFINARIVLEEFQIVLHSPDSIAPVGILHPLAFQLEDKAESSLLVIHPGADDLYHKRTGLVYEVQDDGLDGCEGKCESLGDATALVDATEDRLRISVKQKTQFSISCCLQDPCEASTAGLQEDLKDVLGKIEARLVCYGLHWKDVFYIHLYIANMDEFAVANDTYVKFITQDNCPFGVPSRSTIEVPLSQVGLGKAYIEVLVASDESKRVLHVQSISCWAPSCIGPYSQATLHKNILHMAGQLGLDPPTMNLCSDGPLAEVEQALRNSEAVAKSFGCSISTSAISFVIYCSANIPSSERCKIQDKLHAFLKQMGSSFVGRPSAKVLDPVFLYALVPNLPKSALVEVKPLLHIQEDAETISQGTPSTRIPSSWSFQPESWHDSLIEKCVVDERFCAVILSITSEVVVGICSDADEKSQDHELNFSKRTMERISRFCICLLDKILMEHSFSWEEIMNLRFYFPTRLGMSHKTLSDIFKSVFTELIETGQNVNAEEPMFNLVPVLGAGRSAASMDDILTCELFAQRF
- the LOC116196478 gene encoding uncharacterized protein LOC116196478, whose protein sequence is MEVSSSNQKTIERVVSQRALQMGSSFPCQICVVGFLCGVCIASLFIAALTSFGTFEFGRVSLSMGITPWNSSSNIINIFTSPNTSIELKETERKQDYDNNSRQEQDGHRIALLYSAWSSMLRESSDVADEFLRSVGLSRSTLPNAPYLENCKLSSELNRRLDNQAKNESFPPWVSWKGALDTHPASSSNEQLKDFWHQETSKGSNPPWITGSDGENYPLTRKVQRDLWIHQHPMNCSDPSLRFLVADWETLPGFGIGAQFAGMCGLLAIAIREKRVLVTNYYNRADHEGCKGSSRSSWACYFFPETSQECRDRAFELMRSEDAWAKEIVTVKQNYTSKEIWAGRIPRRWGNPWSYLQPTTEINGSLITYHRKIDRRWWRAQALRYLMRYRTEYTCGLMNEARHTAFGKEAAEHVLASLGRDWPKNAVENGKSEIEEFVWSSHKPWIPRPLLSIHVRMGDKACEMKVVKFEEYMSLAFRIRKRFPHLDRIWLSTEMQEVIDKSKLYPIWKFYYTNVTRQVGSMLMANYEASLGRETSTNYPLVNFLMASDADFFIGALGSTWCFLIDGMRNTGGKVMAGYLSVNKDRFW